One part of the Cyclobacteriaceae bacterium genome encodes these proteins:
- a CDS encoding molybdopterin molybdotransferase MoeA, whose translation MVSVSEADQILSGTSYKLSTLALPVENVVNRVLAETVVADRDFPPFDRVAMDGIAINARAFAQKKAFKIESVQAAGVPRLSLQHSENCIEVMTGATVPEGTDAVIRYEDVDIAEGHASIRLDHVSTGMNIHYQGSDVRKDEVVLSPGQVLSPAEIALLASVGKTEVHVYEFPRTAIISSGNELVEIGTVPEPHQIRRSNAYALQAAMLQLGWQARLYHLPDDRFTIHERLQHVLLGHDVVILSGGVSKGKFDFIPEALNDLGIQKLFHQVSQKPGKPFWFGKSASNKIVFALPGNPVSTFLCFYRYIKPWIHNQMQNPVRVSKAKLASSFEFSPPLTYYLQVRVENENGTLVAYPIPGGGSGDFANLAGVSGFLELPSSLSHFSAGEVFDYYFFR comes from the coding sequence ATGGTAAGCGTATCCGAAGCCGATCAAATCCTTAGCGGTACAAGTTATAAACTTTCAACATTAGCGTTGCCTGTTGAAAACGTAGTGAATAGGGTATTGGCAGAAACGGTGGTGGCCGATAGGGACTTTCCGCCCTTTGACAGGGTGGCTATGGATGGTATTGCGATTAACGCCAGGGCATTTGCACAAAAAAAAGCTTTCAAGATCGAATCCGTACAGGCTGCCGGTGTACCCAGGCTTTCGCTTCAGCACAGCGAGAATTGTATAGAGGTAATGACCGGTGCAACCGTTCCAGAGGGTACTGATGCCGTGATCCGATATGAAGATGTTGACATTGCCGAGGGCCATGCTTCCATCCGGCTTGATCATGTTTCCACCGGTATGAATATTCACTATCAAGGCAGCGATGTTCGTAAAGACGAGGTGGTGCTATCACCCGGGCAAGTACTATCACCGGCTGAAATTGCGCTGCTGGCATCGGTAGGTAAAACCGAAGTTCATGTTTATGAATTTCCACGAACAGCAATAATTTCATCCGGCAACGAATTGGTTGAAATCGGAACCGTTCCGGAACCGCATCAAATCAGGCGATCGAATGCTTATGCCCTGCAGGCAGCTATGCTTCAGTTGGGTTGGCAGGCACGCCTGTATCATTTGCCTGACGATCGGTTTACTATACACGAGCGCCTTCAGCATGTATTGTTGGGGCATGATGTTGTCATTTTATCCGGTGGTGTCTCGAAAGGAAAATTTGATTTTATCCCCGAAGCACTGAACGACCTGGGCATTCAAAAACTTTTTCACCAGGTTAGCCAAAAGCCGGGCAAGCCTTTTTGGTTTGGGAAATCAGCCTCGAACAAAATTGTATTTGCACTGCCGGGCAATCCGGTGTCAACTTTTTTGTGCTTTTACCGCTACATCAAACCGTGGATACACAATCAAATGCAGAATCCTGTGCGGGTTTCGAAAGCCAAACTGGCATCATCTTTTGAATTTAGCCCACCCTTAACCTATTATTTGCAAGTGCGGGTGGAAAATGAAAACGGCACATTAGTGGCCTACCCGATACCCGGAGGCGGCTCAGGCGATTTTGCCAACCTGGCGGGCGTATCCGGCTTTTTGGAGTTGCCATCTTCATTATCGCACTTCAGCGCTGGCGAGGTATTCGATTACTATTTTTTTCGTTAG
- a CDS encoding ion transporter, with protein sequence MTTLRRRLYLTLEPTERGGTLERIFETILITTIILNIVAIILESIPEIEAQYQEIFDHFEQYSVIFFTLEYVARLYAIVENPKYKHGIHGRLKYIKTPMALVDLMAFMPFYLTFLPIDLRFIRIFRLMALFRMFKITRYMQAMIIFKKVIAERKEQLVLSFIFIIFILVIISFFMHLAEREAQPDKFGSIPEAMWWGMATLTTVGYGDVVPITPLGKVLGGLFAIAGVAFLALPAGILSSGFFELLHNPQSKKHTCPHCGKDFHE encoded by the coding sequence ATGACAACCTTACGAAGAAGGCTCTACCTCACGCTGGAGCCCACAGAACGCGGAGGTACACTTGAACGTATCTTTGAAACCATTTTAATCACCACCATTATCCTTAACATTGTGGCCATCATTCTGGAATCAATTCCAGAAATAGAGGCTCAGTATCAGGAAATATTTGATCACTTCGAACAGTATTCAGTGATCTTCTTTACGCTGGAATATGTGGCACGGCTCTATGCCATTGTTGAAAATCCTAAATATAAGCATGGCATTCACGGAAGGTTGAAATACATTAAAACACCTATGGCCCTGGTGGACCTGATGGCTTTTATGCCGTTCTACCTGACATTCCTTCCCATTGATTTACGGTTTATACGAATCTTCCGGTTAATGGCGCTCTTCCGCATGTTTAAGATTACACGCTACATGCAAGCCATGATTATTTTTAAAAAGGTTATTGCCGAGCGAAAAGAACAACTGGTGCTCAGTTTCATCTTTATCATTTTTATTCTGGTCATCATTTCTTTCTTCATGCACCTGGCAGAACGTGAAGCCCAACCCGATAAATTCGGCTCAATACCTGAAGCTATGTGGTGGGGTATGGCCACATTAACAACCGTTGGGTACGGTGATGTAGTACCCATTACACCACTCGGCAAAGTACTTGGTGGCTTGTTTGCCATTGCCGGTGTTGCGTTTTTGGCGCTTCCTGCCGGTATTCTTTCTTCAGGATTTTTTGAGTTGCTCCATAATCCACAATCAAAAAAACATACCTGCCCGCATTGCGGGAAGGATTTTCATGAATGA
- a CDS encoding molybdenum cofactor biosynthesis protein MoaE: protein MIKITPKPIDIQKVIETASSLSAGAVNVFIGTVRNTAHGKKVLWLEYEAYEAMAVAEIRKIIDEAAHRWPLLGWAVSHRIGTLKPGEVSVAIAVSSPHRRDSFEACQFIIDTLKEKAPIWKKEIFEDGEEWVSAQPNMAKVYS, encoded by the coding sequence ATGATCAAAATCACACCAAAGCCTATCGACATTCAAAAAGTGATTGAAACCGCCTCCAGCCTGAGTGCCGGAGCTGTGAATGTGTTTATTGGAACTGTCCGTAATACAGCGCATGGCAAAAAAGTGCTGTGGCTGGAATACGAGGCGTACGAAGCTATGGCGGTTGCGGAGATAAGAAAAATCATTGACGAAGCCGCTCATCGATGGCCATTACTGGGATGGGCTGTTAGCCATCGTATAGGAACTTTGAAACCAGGCGAGGTTTCCGTAGCCATTGCCGTTTCCTCCCCACATCGCAGGGATTCTTTTGAAGCCTGCCAATTTATAATCGACACGCTTAAGGAAAAGGCTCCCATCTGGAAAAAAGAAATTTTCGAAGATGGGGAAGAGTGGGTTTCCGCCCAACCGAATATGGCTAAGGTTTATAGCTGA
- a CDS encoding MoaD/ThiS family protein, with product MKCSVKTFGITRDIAGAKEVVVELPEGSTVADFKNELFSRFPRLSTLTSLFIAVNQSYAEDGQVLNEEDEIALIPPVAGG from the coding sequence ATGAAGTGTTCGGTTAAGACATTTGGCATCACCCGCGATATAGCCGGGGCTAAGGAAGTGGTTGTGGAATTACCGGAAGGATCAACAGTAGCGGACTTTAAGAACGAATTGTTTTCGCGATTTCCCCGGCTTTCAACTCTTACATCCTTATTTATTGCAGTAAACCAATCCTACGCTGAGGATGGCCAGGTGTTAAACGAAGAGGATGAAATTGCCCTAATCCCGCCTGTGGCCGGGGGGTAA
- a CDS encoding molybdenum cofactor guanylyltransferase yields the protein MNDPGIINGLILAGGKSSRMGTDKSLLNYHGKPQRDYLISILSTCCRKVHLSCKDTTGIPDHFDPIVDRFDLDSPLNGIMSVFQQDPESAWLTVPVDMPLVDENTLRFLINHRDKSKIATCFWDSTGKQPEPLLTLWEPHAITLLSDYYNAGGSSPREFLCKHPANIINASTPNWLKNINSKQEFDHFVNSLHLKP from the coding sequence ATGAATGACCCAGGCATTATTAACGGGCTAATATTGGCCGGAGGTAAAAGTTCCCGGATGGGGACGGATAAATCCCTTCTCAACTATCATGGAAAGCCACAACGTGATTACCTGATTAGCATACTATCAACATGCTGTAGAAAAGTTCACCTGTCGTGTAAGGATACTACGGGCATTCCCGATCACTTCGATCCAATCGTTGACCGGTTTGATCTTGACTCACCGTTAAATGGAATTATGAGCGTATTTCAACAGGATCCGGAATCAGCCTGGTTAACGGTTCCGGTAGACATGCCTTTAGTAGACGAAAACACCTTAAGGTTCCTGATCAACCATCGCGATAAGTCAAAAATAGCCACTTGCTTTTGGGACTCAACGGGTAAACAGCCTGAGCCCTTACTTACACTTTGGGAACCTCATGCAATAACTTTATTGTCAGACTATTATAACGCAGGTGGATCAAGTCCTCGAGAATTTTTGTGCAAGCACCCTGCAAACATCATTAATGCAAGCACGCCAAATTGGCTCAAAAACATAAATTCAAAACAGGAATTTGATCATTTTGTAAATTCCTTACACCTCAAACCGTAA
- the moaC gene encoding cyclic pyranopterin monophosphate synthase MoaC: MKGKKLTHTDDSGNPQMVDVSPKVITKRIARAQAHVHVGAEIINLIKHSELVTKKGPVFQTAILAGVMGAKKTADLIPLSHPIGIEDCKITIAIRKEVIVIESHTSITGKTGVEMEALTAVSIAALTIYDMCKALSHEITISEIKLLEKTGGKKDFKRKP; this comes from the coding sequence ATGAAAGGTAAAAAATTAACCCACACTGACGACTCCGGAAATCCACAAATGGTGGATGTGTCCCCAAAAGTTATCACCAAACGAATTGCCCGGGCACAGGCGCATGTTCACGTGGGCGCTGAAATCATCAACCTCATTAAACATAGTGAGCTTGTAACCAAAAAAGGCCCCGTATTCCAAACCGCCATACTGGCCGGGGTAATGGGTGCAAAAAAAACTGCTGATTTAATCCCGCTCTCCCACCCCATTGGTATTGAAGATTGTAAAATTACCATCGCCATCCGTAAAGAGGTTATTGTTATTGAAAGCCATACATCCATAACGGGCAAAACAGGAGTGGAAATGGAAGCCCTGACGGCAGTAAGCATAGCCGCGCTTACCATCTATGACATGTGCAAAGCGTTGTCGCATGAAATCACCATCAGCGAAATAAAACTTCTCGAAAAAACCGGAGGTAAAAAAGACTTTAAACGCAAACCATGA